In Vanrija pseudolonga chromosome 4, complete sequence, a single window of DNA contains:
- the derI1 gene encoding D-erythrulose-4-phosphate isomerase 1: MAPPPYTVVVGCDEAGVAYKNSIKADLERDARVRAVIDVGVLADADKTAYPHVAVAAARKIAAGEADRAILICGTGLGVAISANKVPGVRAVTAHDSFSVERSILSNNAQVLCMGQRVIGIELARRLAQEWLGYVFDEQSASADKVAAIGQYEQPAVAA, from the exons aTGGCCCCACCACCGTacaccgtcgtcgtgggctgCGACGAAGCCGGCGTGGCGTACAAGAACAGCatcaaggccgacctcgagcgcgacgcgcgcgtgcgcgccgtcatcgacgtcggcgtgctcgccgacgcagaCAAGACGGCGTACCCCCACGTCGCGGTCGCTGCCGCGCGCAAGATTGCTGCCGGGGAGGCGGACCGCGCCATCCTCATCTGTGGCActg GCCTCGGAGTCGCCATTTCAGCAAACAAGGTCCCAGGCGTccgcgccgtcaccgcccaCGACTCGTTCTCAGTCGAGCGCTCCATCCTCTCAAACAACGCCCAGGTGCTCTGCATGGGCCAGCGCGTCAtcggcatcgagctcgcccgGCGTCTCGCCCAGGAGTGGCTCGGCTACGTCTTTGACGAGCAGAGCGCATCCGCAGACAAGGTCGCTGCTATCGGCCAGTACGAGCAGCCAGCAGTGGCTGCTTGA